The genomic DNA AGAACTTGAAAAGCAAGGTATGAAGTTTTTGTTAGAAAAGCAAACTGAAGAGATTTTAGGTGATCAACGTATAGAAGGACTTCGTTTTACGGATGGCACTTCAGTTGAAGCCGACCTGCTTGTAATGGCTGTTGGTGTTAGGCCCAATATTCAATTAGCTAAGGATAGCGGGTTAACAGTTAATCGTGCGATTGTCGTAAATGACTTTCTAGAGACCAGTATTCCCAATATTTTTGCGGTAGGAGAATGTGTGGAGCACCGAGGGATGGTATATGGCCTTGTGAAACCACTATATGAACAGGCAGTTGTCTTAGCAAAGCGTATTTGTGGAGTAGATGCTCAAAGTTATGAGGGGACTGTGTTAGCTACTCAATTAAAAATTTCGGGTGTTGATGTGTTTTCTATTGGAGCTTTCCAAGAGGATTCAGTAAAGAAGTCAATAAAAATACACGATGAAGTCGAGGGTACTTATAAAAGGCTTGTTTTTCAAGAAGGTAAAATCATTGGTGCGGTTCTCTTTGGGGATACGAGTGACCGTACGAAATTACAAAATATGATACTAAAAAAGCAAGATGTATCTGATGTGGAAAAAGTGACCATTTTTCAAGAAAATGGTTCAGAATCGGCTGTTTCCTCCATGGCAGCAACGGAGATGATCTGTAATTGTAATGGAGTTTCTAAAGGGACAATTATAGAAGCAGTTCAAAATCATGGTTGTTCTACTGTAGACGACGTAAAAGCATGTACAAAAGCATCCGGCTCTTGCGGAGGGTGTAAACCGCTTGTTTCAGAGCTATTATCTTATATTCATAGTGATGAATTTGATGAAATGAAGATCGAGAAACCTACGATGTGTCATTGTACAAGGTTGACAGAGGATGAGGTTGTGCATGAGATGCAGGTCCAAAATTTATCCTCTGTTAACGAAGTCATGCAAGCACTGAACTGGAAACACAAAGAGGGATGTTCCAAATGTGTTCCTGCTTTGACGTATTACTTGAGTATGATCAATCCAGAGTATGAGAATGTTCAAGAAACTTTATTTGTAAACGAAAAGATGAACGCAACATTGCAAAAGGATGGAACGTACTTTGTCGTCCCGCAAATGTATGGAGGAATGACGAATCCACATGAGTTACGAAAAATTGCCAATGTCGCAGACAAATATGGAGTATCAGAGCTAGCGATAACTAGTGAGCAAAGAATTCATTTGATGGGTCTAACAAAAGAAGAGTTACCAAAGGTGTGGAAGGATTTAAATATGCCTTTAAGTGCCACATACGGGAACAGAGTTCAGAATGTGAAAACCTGTATTGGTGAGCATATTTGTCAATGTGATAAACGAAAGGCGCTTCAACTTTCGGCAACTCTAGAAAAGAAACTCGAGTATCTTATCACTCCGTATCGAGTGAAAATAGGTGTTTCTGCTTGCTTGCATAATGGTGCAGGTTCGACCACAAAGGATATTGGCATTATTGGCACGAAGCGTGGTTGGGAAATTTATGTGGGAGGAAGCAGTGGTCGAAGTGTTAAAGCGGGTCAATTATTTACCGTCGCTGAAACAGAAGAGGAGACGGTTCATTTCATTGCTGGGCTAGTCCAGTACTACCGAGAAACGGCTAATTACTTGGAAAGAACATGGGAATGGGTGGATCGAGTGAGCTTATTACATGTGAGAGAAGTACTTTTTGATTTCGAACTCCGACAGCAGTTGTTAGAACGAATTGAAGAGGATTGCTTAATGATCAAGGGACCTAAAGATGTTCCTATTTTTTAAAAGTAAGTTCCAAAGAGTATAAGGATTGAGGGTGATGATGTGACTGAAATGCTATTAAAATACTTTCGAACAAAACAAAATCATGTAGAGTCAGAGAAAACATATGACTCACAGTGTCCATTCTGTAGTATGCAATGCAAAATGCAGCTCATAGAGCAATCTATCGTTACGCGCAAGAAATATACGACTGTTGGATTAGATAATCCAACTACACAAGGAAGATTATGTGTGAAGGGCATTAATGCCCATCAACATACTTTTCATAAAGACCGATTAAAGTATCCGCTTATAAAGGTAAACGGGGAGTTTGTACGTGCTACATGGGAAGAGGCACTAGCAGTCATCAAAAGTAATATTCAATCCATTCAAGAACGCCATGGAAAAGATGCAATGGCGGTGTATGGAAGTGCCTCCATCACGAACGAAGAAGCTTATTTGCTTGGAAAGTTTGCTCGTGTTGCGTTGCAAACAAAGTACATTGATTACAATGGCAGGCTTTGTATGTCATCAGCCGCTTCGGCTGCTACACAAACCTTCGGGATGGACAGAGGATTTACCAATAGCATAAGTGAAATTCCTTCTTCTCGCTGTATTATTTTGGCTGGAACAAATATTGCAGAATGCCAACCGACCATCATGCCTTATTTTGAAAAGGCAAAGGAAAACGGTGCTTATATTATTGCAATAGACCCTCGTGAAACGGCAACAACGAAACTAGCAGACTTGCATATTAAGGTGAAGCCTGGAACAGATGCCGCTTTTGCAAATGGAGTCTTAAAGGTAATTATCGAAGAACAGCTTACTAACGAACACTTTATCTCAGAAAGAGTGAACGGATTCGAAGAAGTGAGGGAGAATGTAACCTCGATGACTCTTGAGGAAATCGAATCTTTTTCCGGTGTTCCGATTGAACAGATTCGTAAGGTAGCTCACCGGTTTGCAAAAGAAGAAACAGGAATGATTTTTACGGCACGCGGAGTAGAGCAACACACAGATGGCTCGGCTGCAGTTAGAAATTTCCTAAA from Robertmurraya sp. FSL R5-0851 includes the following:
- the nirB gene encoding nitrite reductase large subunit NirB; the encoded protein is MKKQKLVMVGNGMAGVRCLEEILKTDSEMFEITVVGSEPHPNYNRILLSSVLQGTTKLEEITINDFKWYEQHQIQLFTGETVVAIDHKSQIVMTDQGRSLYYDRLILATGSVPFVLPLPGVEKEGVISFRTIEDCQQMQETAKNHKKAVVIGGGLLGLEAARGLLHLGMEVHVVHISSFLMERQLDETAAKMLQAELEKQGMKFLLEKQTEEILGDQRIEGLRFTDGTSVEADLLVMAVGVRPNIQLAKDSGLTVNRAIVVNDFLETSIPNIFAVGECVEHRGMVYGLVKPLYEQAVVLAKRICGVDAQSYEGTVLATQLKISGVDVFSIGAFQEDSVKKSIKIHDEVEGTYKRLVFQEGKIIGAVLFGDTSDRTKLQNMILKKQDVSDVEKVTIFQENGSESAVSSMAATEMICNCNGVSKGTIIEAVQNHGCSTVDDVKACTKASGSCGGCKPLVSELLSYIHSDEFDEMKIEKPTMCHCTRLTEDEVVHEMQVQNLSSVNEVMQALNWKHKEGCSKCVPALTYYLSMINPEYENVQETLFVNEKMNATLQKDGTYFVVPQMYGGMTNPHELRKIANVADKYGVSELAITSEQRIHLMGLTKEELPKVWKDLNMPLSATYGNRVQNVKTCIGEHICQCDKRKALQLSATLEKKLEYLITPYRVKIGVSACLHNGAGSTTKDIGIIGTKRGWEIYVGGSSGRSVKAGQLFTVAETEEETVHFIAGLVQYYRETANYLERTWEWVDRVSLLHVREVLFDFELRQQLLERIEEDCLMIKGPKDVPIF